In Nocardioides cavernae, a single genomic region encodes these proteins:
- a CDS encoding KamA family radical SAM protein, protein MSIETATSLEGALATGQPYPYQRVELVEPDWTRFPGWSDVTAADWASVQWQRAHCIKNVKQLRELMGDLLDERFYADLERDQAERATMSMLVPPQMMNTMVPTVSPAGPGSLTEAFYADPVRHYMVPVFSDRRTDWPSHPHAARDSLHEHDMWATEGLTHRYPTKVLAELLPTCPQYCGHCTRMDLVGNSTAVIDKLKFAGKPNDRLGDMIDYLRRTPSVRDVVVSGGDVANMPWPRLEAFLMAVLEVDNIRDIRLATKALIGLPQHWLQPDVVEGVARVAAVARSRGVSLAMHTHANHANSITPIVAEASRAMLDAGLRDVRNQGVLLDGVNADPHALLDLCFRLLDGAQIMPYYFYMCDMIPFSEHWRVSLADAQRLQHHIMGYLPGFATPRIVCDVPFVGKRWVHQNADYDTEHGISYWTKNYRTSIEADDIEALSRYYEYYDPIHTLPESGQQWWEQHGRLDEASLKAAEMAEASRRTAALQAW, encoded by the coding sequence ATGAGCATCGAGACCGCCACCTCGCTGGAGGGGGCACTCGCCACCGGCCAGCCCTACCCCTACCAGCGGGTCGAGCTCGTCGAGCCCGACTGGACGCGCTTCCCCGGCTGGTCCGACGTGACCGCCGCGGACTGGGCGTCCGTCCAGTGGCAGCGCGCCCACTGCATCAAGAACGTCAAGCAGCTGCGCGAGCTGATGGGCGACCTCCTCGACGAGCGCTTCTACGCCGACCTCGAGCGCGACCAGGCCGAGCGGGCCACGATGTCGATGCTCGTCCCGCCGCAGATGATGAACACGATGGTGCCGACGGTGTCGCCGGCGGGCCCGGGCTCGCTGACCGAGGCGTTCTACGCCGACCCGGTGCGCCACTACATGGTCCCGGTCTTCAGCGACCGCCGCACCGACTGGCCCTCCCACCCGCACGCCGCGCGCGACTCGCTCCACGAGCACGACATGTGGGCGACCGAGGGCCTCACCCACCGCTACCCCACCAAGGTGCTCGCCGAGCTGCTGCCGACGTGCCCGCAGTACTGCGGCCACTGCACCCGCATGGACCTCGTCGGCAACTCGACCGCGGTCATCGACAAGCTGAAGTTCGCCGGCAAGCCCAACGACCGGCTCGGCGACATGATCGACTACCTGCGTCGTACGCCGTCCGTGCGCGACGTCGTGGTCTCCGGCGGCGACGTCGCCAACATGCCGTGGCCGCGTCTCGAGGCGTTCCTCATGGCGGTGCTCGAGGTGGACAACATCCGCGACATCCGGCTCGCGACCAAGGCCCTCATCGGCCTGCCGCAGCACTGGCTGCAGCCCGACGTGGTCGAGGGCGTCGCCCGTGTCGCCGCGGTCGCGCGCTCGCGCGGCGTCTCGCTCGCGATGCACACCCACGCCAACCACGCGAACTCCATCACGCCGATCGTGGCCGAGGCCTCGCGGGCGATGCTCGACGCCGGCCTGCGCGACGTACGCAACCAGGGGGTGCTGCTCGACGGCGTCAACGCCGACCCGCACGCCCTGCTCGACCTGTGCTTCCGGCTCCTCGACGGCGCGCAGATCATGCCCTACTACTTCTACATGTGCGACATGATCCCGTTCTCGGAGCACTGGCGGGTCTCGCTCGCCGACGCGCAGCGCCTGCAGCACCACATCATGGGCTACCTGCCGGGCTTCGCCACGCCGCGCATCGTCTGCGACGTGCCCTTCGTCGGCAAGCGCTGGGTCCACCAGAACGCCGACTACGACACCGAGCACGGCATCTCCTACTGGACGAAGAACTACCGCACCTCGATCGAGGCCGACGACATCGAGGCCCTCTCGCGCTACTACGAGTACTACGACCCGATCCACACCCTCCCCGAGTCCGGCCAGCAGTGGTGGGAGCAGCACGGGCGCCTCGACGAGGCCTCCCTCAAGGCCGCCGAGATGGCCGAGGCGTCGCGCCGTACGGCTGCCCTCCAGGCCTGGTAG
- the lnt gene encoding apolipoprotein N-acyltransferase, producing the protein MLLRCLLALAGGLALAAAFEPVGYSWLMPLAIAVLVLCVRGLGPRRAWLPSLVFGVAFVYAVMVWMRSVGTDAWIAMCAMEAAFFVPLGIGISWSMRVRAWPVLAALWWVGIETWRSGFPFSGMPFGRLVYATADTPWADALPWIGMTGVSFLVALTGTTLAWVVLHARSPTRATYAVVAGLAVVTLAPALVPFPLERSGTATVAAVQGDVPGTGLNVPAVHREVTANHVRLTEDLADAVAAGDEPLPDFVVWPENSTAVDPFLDTEVHAGIVAASDAIGVPILVGGTNSNPLDDTQVLNQGIVYQPGLGSGDRYTKRHPVPYGEYIPFRGSSWMPSTYGRLTEVPRDMVRGTSLEPIRIGGLRVADAICFDVAYDEGIAGQVSRGAELVTVQTSNAMFSRTGQLAQQFEISRLRAQETGRWVVVAAINGISGVVRPDGSVVASVPARGQEVLVEDVGLSTTRTLAVRLGVWPGRLVMLFLVLHTAFVLVTYRRRRQRDRADHHLQEPQQPRQPLERGTPA; encoded by the coding sequence GTGTTGCTCCGCTGCCTCCTCGCCCTCGCCGGCGGGCTCGCGCTGGCGGCTGCGTTCGAGCCGGTCGGGTACTCGTGGCTGATGCCCCTCGCGATCGCGGTGCTCGTCCTGTGCGTGCGTGGCCTCGGACCGCGACGGGCGTGGCTCCCGAGCCTGGTCTTCGGCGTGGCCTTCGTCTACGCCGTGATGGTCTGGATGCGCTCGGTCGGCACGGACGCGTGGATCGCGATGTGCGCGATGGAGGCGGCCTTCTTCGTGCCGCTCGGCATCGGGATCTCGTGGAGCATGCGGGTGCGCGCGTGGCCGGTCCTCGCCGCGCTCTGGTGGGTCGGGATCGAGACGTGGCGCAGCGGGTTCCCCTTCAGCGGGATGCCGTTCGGCCGGCTGGTCTACGCGACCGCCGACACGCCGTGGGCCGACGCCCTGCCGTGGATCGGCATGACGGGCGTCAGCTTCCTCGTCGCGCTGACCGGCACGACGCTCGCGTGGGTCGTGCTGCACGCGCGCTCGCCCACGCGGGCGACGTACGCCGTCGTGGCCGGGCTGGCCGTCGTGACCCTCGCGCCGGCACTCGTGCCGTTTCCGCTCGAGCGCAGCGGCACGGCCACGGTCGCGGCCGTGCAGGGCGACGTGCCCGGCACGGGGCTCAACGTGCCGGCCGTCCATCGTGAGGTGACGGCCAACCACGTGCGGCTCACCGAGGACCTCGCCGACGCGGTCGCCGCGGGGGACGAGCCGCTCCCCGACTTCGTGGTCTGGCCGGAGAACTCCACGGCCGTCGACCCGTTCCTCGACACCGAGGTCCATGCCGGCATAGTCGCGGCCTCCGACGCGATCGGCGTGCCGATCCTCGTGGGCGGCACCAACAGCAACCCGCTCGACGACACCCAGGTGCTCAACCAGGGGATCGTCTACCAGCCCGGCCTCGGCAGCGGCGACCGCTACACCAAGCGGCACCCGGTGCCCTACGGCGAGTACATCCCGTTCCGCGGCAGCAGCTGGATGCCGTCGACCTACGGCCGGCTCACCGAGGTGCCGCGCGACATGGTCCGCGGCACCAGCCTGGAGCCGATCCGGATCGGCGGCCTGCGCGTGGCCGACGCGATCTGCTTCGACGTGGCCTACGACGAGGGCATCGCCGGCCAGGTGTCGCGCGGCGCCGAGCTGGTCACGGTGCAGACGAGCAACGCGATGTTCAGCCGCACCGGCCAGCTCGCGCAGCAGTTCGAGATCAGCCGTCTACGCGCGCAGGAGACCGGTCGCTGGGTCGTGGTGGCAGCGATCAACGGCATCTCCGGCGTCGTACGCCCTGACGGCTCCGTCGTCGCCTCGGTCCCGGCACGCGGGCAGGAGGTCCTCGTGGAGGACGTCGGCCTCAGCACGACCCGCACCCTCGCTGTCCGGCTCGGCGTCTGGCCCGGACGACTCGTGATGCTCTTCCTCGTCCTGCACACGGCTTTCGTGCTCGTCACCTATCGTCGTCGCCGGCAGCGCGACCGCGCCGACCACCACCTGCAGGAGCCCCAGCAGCCCCGGCAACCCCTAGAGCGAGGTACTCCCGCGTGA
- a CDS encoding Lrp/AsnC family transcriptional regulator encodes MSSSEVESKDRQILALLAADGRMSFTDLGKATDLSTSAVHQRVKRLEQRGLIMGYGATVDHDQLGRPLTAFISITPIDPSQPDDYPDRLRGITEIESCWSVAGEESYILKIRVATPLALEELLARIRAVASVSTRTTIVLSTPFENRPVD; translated from the coding sequence GTGAGCTCCTCCGAGGTCGAGTCCAAGGACCGGCAGATCCTCGCGCTGCTGGCCGCTGACGGACGCATGTCCTTCACCGACCTGGGCAAGGCGACCGACCTGTCGACGTCCGCGGTGCACCAGCGCGTCAAGCGTCTCGAGCAGCGCGGGCTGATCATGGGCTACGGGGCGACCGTCGACCACGACCAGCTCGGTCGCCCGCTGACCGCCTTCATCTCGATCACGCCGATCGACCCGTCGCAGCCCGACGACTACCCCGACCGGCTCAGGGGCATCACGGAGATCGAGTCGTGCTGGTCGGTGGCGGGCGAGGAGTCCTACATCCTCAAGATCCGCGTCGCCACGCCACTCGCGCTCGAAGAGCTGCTGGCGCGGATCCGCGCAGTCGCGAGCGTCTCCACCCGCACCACCATCGTGCTGTCGACGCCGTTCGAGAACCGACCCGTCGACTGA
- a CDS encoding L-erythro-3,5-diaminohexanoate dehydrogenase, with protein sequence MKTSSDIQADVRTSDPTGLHRVLDEGAVLPQAARRLDTRAELWPDEVRIRVERLNLDAASFRQLERKHTKYGEKHGDAVRAEVLDIVASRGKMQNPETGSGGMLVGTVEEVGPESPLGLAVGDRVATLVSLTLTPLVIEDGLARWDGDSEQVPCDGYAVLFGRSIAAVIPDDLEPALSLSVMDVCGAPALTARVVEEYVARGHAPVVAVIGGAGKSGSLSLAAARKAGAARTIGVVPHEGEHDLLTAAGLADAVAVADARDPIALRDAVTAAGGPADVTVVCVDVPGCEGGAILATAEGGTVIFFSMATSFSAAALGAEGLAADVRMLVGNGYVPGHAAYAMELLRGDAGVRGLFERRI encoded by the coding sequence ATGAAGACCTCCTCGGACATCCAGGCGGACGTCCGCACCAGCGACCCGACCGGCCTGCACCGCGTCCTCGACGAGGGTGCGGTGCTGCCCCAGGCCGCCCGCCGGCTCGACACCCGCGCCGAGCTCTGGCCCGACGAGGTGCGCATCCGCGTCGAGCGGCTCAACCTCGACGCCGCGTCGTTCCGCCAGCTCGAGCGCAAGCACACGAAGTACGGCGAGAAGCACGGCGACGCGGTCCGCGCCGAGGTGCTCGACATCGTCGCCAGCCGCGGCAAGATGCAGAACCCCGAGACGGGCTCCGGCGGGATGCTCGTCGGCACCGTCGAGGAGGTCGGACCCGAGTCGCCGCTCGGCCTCGCGGTGGGGGACCGCGTCGCGACCCTGGTCAGCCTCACGCTGACCCCGCTCGTCATCGAGGACGGCCTGGCCCGCTGGGACGGCGACAGCGAGCAGGTGCCGTGCGACGGCTACGCCGTGCTCTTCGGCCGATCGATCGCCGCCGTCATCCCCGACGACCTCGAACCCGCCCTGTCGCTCAGCGTGATGGACGTGTGCGGAGCCCCGGCACTCACCGCCCGCGTCGTGGAGGAGTACGTCGCCCGCGGTCACGCCCCGGTCGTCGCCGTCATCGGAGGGGCGGGCAAGTCCGGCTCCCTCAGCCTGGCCGCCGCCCGCAAGGCCGGTGCCGCCCGCACGATCGGCGTCGTGCCCCACGAGGGTGAGCACGACCTGCTCACCGCTGCCGGCCTCGCCGACGCCGTCGCGGTCGCTGACGCCCGCGACCCGATCGCGCTGCGGGACGCCGTCACCGCCGCCGGCGGCCCGGCGGACGTCACGGTCGTGTGCGTCGACGTCCCCGGGTGCGAGGGCGGCGCCATCCTCGCCACCGCCGAGGGCGGCACCGTGATCTTCTTCTCCATGGCCACCAGCTTCAGCGCCGCCGCCCTGGGCGCGGAGGGCCTGGCCGCCGACGTGCGGATGCTCGTCGGCAACGGCTACGTCCCGGGCCACGCCGCCTACGCGATGGAGCTGCTACGCGGCGACGCCGGCGTCCGCGGACTCTTCGAGCGGAGGATCTGA
- a CDS encoding lysine 5,6-aminomutase subunit alpha: protein MARPTSALGIDRGDVRRARTLARQVGKPIVDLAQRHTTVSVERATLRLAGLGGADPDGTPWVNRLADVVRADVGLEHGVSLPVWDALLRGEGDDLLTLAQKAAAGSVTFRVPEGRDAKRASAAARKAVGAGIKQVDRQRVARERMIAKVGDAPSKPWIYLIVATGDIHEDIPQAQAAAREGADVIAVIRSTGQSLLDFVPEGATREGFAGTYATQENFRLMRAALDETSRELGRYVRLTNYASGLCMPEIAALAGLERLDMMLNDSMYGILFRDINPIRTFVDQRFSRQVHARAGIIINTGEDNYLTTADAIEAAHTVTTSQLLNEYFAKEAGLEDWQLGLGHAFEIDPEVPDSFRLELAHAMLARELFPDAPLKWMPPTRHMTGDIFKGYLLDGFFNLVGAMTGQGILLVGMMTEAVVTPWISDRDLALQNVRYVMNAAGNLREDFHPSPDGFIASRAREVLGEAIGLLEDIKADRSVPGEPPLLSAIADGTFGLMKRPADKGRGLDGVAEKAPDYYNPATEILEGDK from the coding sequence ATGGCCCGCCCCACGAGCGCCCTCGGCATCGACCGCGGCGACGTACGCCGTGCCCGCACGCTGGCCCGCCAGGTCGGCAAGCCGATCGTCGACCTCGCCCAGCGCCACACCACGGTGAGCGTCGAGCGCGCCACCCTGCGCCTCGCCGGGCTCGGCGGCGCCGACCCCGACGGCACCCCGTGGGTCAACCGGCTCGCCGACGTCGTACGCGCCGACGTCGGGCTCGAGCACGGGGTCAGCCTGCCGGTGTGGGACGCCCTGCTCCGCGGCGAGGGCGACGACCTGCTCACGCTCGCCCAGAAGGCGGCCGCCGGCTCGGTGACGTTCCGCGTGCCCGAGGGCAGGGACGCGAAGCGCGCAAGCGCCGCCGCCCGCAAGGCGGTCGGGGCCGGCATCAAGCAGGTCGACCGGCAGCGTGTCGCCCGCGAGCGGATGATCGCGAAGGTCGGCGACGCCCCGAGCAAGCCCTGGATCTACCTCATCGTCGCCACCGGCGACATCCACGAGGACATCCCGCAGGCGCAGGCCGCCGCCCGCGAGGGCGCCGACGTCATCGCCGTGATCCGCTCGACCGGCCAGTCGCTGCTCGACTTCGTCCCGGAGGGCGCCACCCGCGAGGGCTTCGCCGGCACCTACGCCACGCAGGAGAACTTCCGCCTCATGCGGGCCGCCCTCGACGAGACGTCGAGGGAGCTCGGTCGCTACGTCCGCCTCACCAACTACGCCTCCGGACTGTGCATGCCGGAGATCGCTGCGCTGGCCGGCCTCGAGCGGCTCGACATGATGCTCAACGACTCGATGTACGGGATCCTCTTCCGCGACATCAACCCGATCCGCACCTTCGTCGACCAGCGCTTCAGCCGACAGGTCCACGCCCGGGCGGGGATCATCATCAACACCGGCGAGGACAACTACCTCACCACCGCCGACGCGATCGAGGCCGCCCACACGGTCACGACGAGCCAGCTGCTCAACGAGTACTTCGCCAAGGAGGCCGGTCTCGAGGACTGGCAGCTGGGCCTGGGCCACGCCTTCGAGATCGACCCCGAGGTGCCCGACTCGTTCCGGCTCGAGCTGGCCCACGCCATGCTCGCCCGCGAGCTGTTCCCGGACGCGCCGCTCAAGTGGATGCCGCCCACGCGGCACATGACCGGCGACATCTTCAAGGGCTACCTGCTCGACGGCTTCTTCAACCTCGTCGGTGCCATGACCGGCCAGGGCATCCTGCTCGTGGGCATGATGACCGAGGCGGTCGTGACCCCGTGGATCTCCGACCGAGACCTGGCCCTGCAGAACGTCCGTTACGTGATGAACGCCGCCGGCAACCTGCGCGAGGACTTCCACCCGTCGCCCGACGGGTTCATCGCCTCCCGCGCCCGCGAGGTGCTGGGTGAGGCGATCGGCCTGCTCGAGGACATCAAGGCCGACCGCAGCGTCCCGGGGGAGCCGCCGCTGCTCTCGGCGATCGCCGACGGCACCTTCGGCCTGATGAAGCGCCCGGCCGACAAGGGCAGGGGCCTCGACGGCGTCGCGGAGAAGGCGCCCGACTACTACAACCCGGCGACCGAGATCCTCGAAGGAGACAAGTGA
- a CDS encoding TetR/AcrR family transcriptional regulator: protein MVDRRTLLLDTALELVGTQGMRGLTHRAVDAAADLPAGSTSNYFRTREALVLGIVERFIVREREMATGPRDQVDPTPDGVAEALGRFVDRALGPDRMVTLARYAILVETAQNPGLRAGMALGADQVDTWGLDLITRAGSRDPHRDVGLLANYVTGLVLHELALPSPDLDARARIRAVIDTLGWTVGEAS, encoded by the coding sequence ATGGTTGACCGTCGCACGCTGCTGCTGGACACGGCCCTCGAGCTGGTCGGGACCCAGGGGATGCGCGGGCTGACGCACCGCGCCGTCGACGCGGCCGCCGACCTGCCTGCGGGGTCGACGTCCAACTACTTCCGCACCCGCGAGGCGCTGGTGCTCGGCATCGTCGAGCGGTTCATCGTCCGCGAGCGGGAGATGGCCACCGGGCCGCGCGACCAGGTCGACCCGACACCGGACGGCGTCGCCGAGGCGCTGGGCCGCTTCGTCGACCGCGCGCTCGGTCCCGACAGGATGGTGACACTCGCCCGCTATGCCATCCTCGTCGAGACCGCTCAGAACCCGGGGCTTCGCGCGGGGATGGCGCTCGGTGCCGACCAGGTCGACACGTGGGGCCTCGACCTCATCACTCGCGCCGGCTCGCGTGACCCGCACCGGGACGTCGGCCTCCTCGCCAACTACGTCACCGGGCTCGTGCTGCACGAGCTCGCGTTGCCGTCGCCCGACCTTGACGCCAGGGCCAGGATCCGCGCGGTGATCGACACCCTGGGCTGGACCGTCGGCGAAGCCTCTTGA
- a CDS encoding 5'-3' exonuclease, whose translation MATGDRLLLLDTASLYFRAFFGVPDSVRAPDGTPVNAVRGLMDFISRLVGEYDPTHLACCWDDDWRPQWRVDLLPSYKAHRVVREVPGPKPDVEEVPDPLEAQIPVILSVLEAYGIPVVGHAEMEADDVIGTLATDAGMAVDIVTGDRDLFQLVDDDAEVRVLYVARGVSKHERVDNAWVRGKYGVDAHQYADLATLRGDASDGLPGVAGVGDKTAATLLNRFGTIDAVIAAAGDPDSDMGPGPRGKIKAAADYLSVAPRVVAVRRDLDLGGRDLTRPRTPADHDAVVALDAQWGLGSSAVRLVEALSGSH comes from the coding sequence ATGGCCACCGGCGACCGTCTCCTGCTGCTCGACACCGCCTCGCTCTACTTCCGGGCGTTCTTCGGCGTGCCCGACTCCGTGCGGGCGCCGGACGGCACCCCCGTCAACGCCGTGCGCGGACTGATGGACTTCATCAGCCGCCTCGTGGGGGAGTACGACCCCACCCACCTGGCGTGCTGCTGGGACGACGACTGGCGCCCGCAGTGGCGCGTCGACCTGCTCCCCTCCTACAAGGCCCACCGCGTGGTGCGCGAGGTGCCGGGACCGAAGCCGGACGTCGAGGAGGTGCCCGACCCCCTCGAGGCGCAGATCCCGGTCATCCTGTCGGTGCTCGAGGCCTACGGCATCCCGGTCGTGGGGCACGCCGAGATGGAGGCCGACGACGTCATCGGCACCCTCGCCACCGACGCCGGCATGGCGGTCGACATCGTGACCGGCGACCGCGACCTCTTCCAGCTCGTCGACGACGACGCCGAGGTGCGGGTGCTCTACGTCGCCCGCGGCGTCAGCAAGCACGAGCGGGTCGACAACGCGTGGGTGCGCGGCAAGTACGGCGTCGACGCCCACCAGTACGCCGACCTCGCAACGCTGCGCGGGGACGCGTCCGACGGCCTGCCCGGGGTCGCCGGCGTGGGGGACAAGACCGCGGCGACGCTGCTCAACAGGTTCGGCACCATCGACGCCGTCATCGCCGCGGCCGGCGACCCCGACTCCGACATGGGTCCCGGACCGCGCGGCAAGATCAAGGCGGCTGCCGACTACCTCTCCGTCGCGCCCCGCGTGGTCGCCGTACGCCGTGACCTCGACCTAGGGGGGCGCGACCTGACCCGTCCCCGTACGCCCGCCGACCACGACGCCGTCGTCGCCCTCGACGCGCAGTGGGGGCTCGGCTCGTCTGCCGTGCGCCTGGTGGAGGCGCTGTCCGGCTCACACTAG
- a CDS encoding maleylpyruvate isomerase family mycothiol-dependent enzyme → MNGATTVSELTRTLRDGFIETLVGLEPDQWVAPSLCSEWRVIDVAAHLAWAPVLGIGAGAAAMGRHGFSMNRMIARSAVGWSERGHEAILAQLRDNARTGATPIGMPPVAALADAVVHGIDVRRPLGIPAQVPAEVLAPLAEFSMATPWPLNVVVGGSARRRVAGVRLVATDSDWTHGSGPDVLASTEILLLVLYGRPVAPDHLTGPGAPVLLARL, encoded by the coding sequence ATGAATGGGGCGACCACTGTGTCGGAGCTGACCCGCACGCTGCGCGACGGCTTCATCGAGACGCTCGTGGGGCTCGAACCCGACCAGTGGGTCGCCCCCTCGCTGTGCTCGGAGTGGCGGGTGATCGACGTCGCCGCCCACCTCGCCTGGGCCCCGGTTCTGGGCATCGGTGCCGGAGCGGCCGCGATGGGGCGGCACGGGTTCTCGATGAACCGGATGATCGCCCGCTCGGCCGTCGGCTGGTCCGAGCGCGGCCACGAGGCCATCCTCGCCCAGCTGCGCGACAACGCACGGACCGGCGCGACACCGATCGGCATGCCCCCGGTTGCTGCGCTGGCCGACGCCGTCGTGCACGGGATAGACGTACGTCGCCCCCTCGGGATCCCGGCACAGGTGCCGGCCGAGGTGCTCGCCCCGCTCGCCGAGTTCAGCATGGCTACTCCCTGGCCGCTGAACGTGGTGGTCGGCGGGAGCGCGCGACGCCGGGTCGCCGGCGTGCGCCTCGTGGCCACCGACAGCGACTGGACCCATGGCTCGGGCCCCGACGTCCTCGCCTCGACCGAGATCCTCCTGCTGGTCCTCTACGGCCGCCCCGTCGCCCCCGATCACCTCACCGGCCCCGGCGCCCCGGTCCTCCTCGCCCGCCTCTGA
- a CDS encoding hotdog domain-containing protein, giving the protein MSDRTGTVVTHRRYVPYSHAHYAGNLVDGAYSLGLFGDVATEMCIVLDGDEGLFASYSDVQFRAPVRAGDVLEITATLVKEGTRSRVMDFAVNVVGRGAPSDDAPGRAEVLDPPVVATTATGTVVVPPAPRG; this is encoded by the coding sequence ATGAGCGATCGCACCGGCACCGTGGTCACCCACCGCCGCTACGTCCCCTACTCCCACGCCCACTACGCCGGCAACCTCGTCGACGGGGCCTACAGCCTCGGCCTGTTCGGCGACGTGGCCACGGAGATGTGCATCGTCCTCGACGGCGACGAAGGCTTGTTCGCGTCCTACTCCGACGTGCAGTTCCGGGCGCCCGTCCGGGCCGGCGACGTCCTCGAGATCACCGCGACGCTGGTGAAGGAGGGGACGCGGAGCCGGGTGATGGACTTCGCCGTGAACGTCGTCGGGAGGGGCGCTCCGAGCGACGACGCACCCGGGCGCGCGGAGGTCCTCGACCCGCCGGTGGTCGCCACGACCGCGACAGGCACGGTCGTCGTCCCGCCCGCACCGCGCGGCTGA
- a CDS encoding OAM dimerization domain-containing protein has protein sequence MSLIRPYGDTTGDGMVQLSFTLPIEHSKVAEGAAAQLANKMGMDPALVVHAKPMGEGFTFFVVYGRVNHLVDPSTVEVVERDYPLLTPKEANAAIKRSMRRRLVVVGGCIGTDAHTVGIDAILNIKGFAGEKGLEYYRELKVVNLGAQVSVPQLVEAAREEKADAVLVSQVVTQRDAHLLNTREMSAAFREAYPAAKRPLLVVGGPRFDETMAGELGVDRVFSRGTTPGEVASFIVHRLTQEKAS, from the coding sequence GTGAGCCTCATCCGTCCCTACGGCGACACCACCGGCGACGGCATGGTGCAGCTGTCCTTCACGCTCCCGATCGAGCACTCCAAGGTCGCCGAGGGCGCCGCGGCGCAGCTGGCCAACAAGATGGGCATGGACCCGGCGCTGGTCGTCCACGCCAAGCCGATGGGGGAGGGCTTCACGTTCTTCGTCGTCTACGGCCGGGTCAACCACCTCGTCGACCCGAGCACGGTCGAGGTCGTGGAGCGCGACTACCCGCTGCTGACGCCCAAGGAGGCCAACGCCGCGATCAAGCGGTCGATGCGCCGCCGCCTGGTGGTCGTGGGCGGCTGCATCGGCACCGACGCCCACACCGTCGGCATCGACGCGATCCTCAACATCAAGGGGTTCGCGGGGGAGAAGGGCCTGGAGTACTACCGCGAGCTCAAGGTCGTGAACCTCGGCGCCCAGGTGTCCGTCCCGCAGCTCGTCGAGGCCGCCCGCGAGGAGAAGGCCGACGCCGTGCTCGTCTCGCAGGTGGTCACCCAGCGCGACGCCCACCTGCTCAACACCCGCGAGATGTCCGCGGCCTTCCGCGAGGCCTACCCGGCAGCCAAGCGCCCCCTGCTCGTCGTCGGCGGACCTCGCTTCGACGAGACGATGGCGGGCGAGCTCGGCGTCGACCGCGTCTTCAGCAGGGGTACGACGCCGGGCGAGGTCGCGTCGTTCATCGTCCACCGACTCACCCAGGAGAAGGCTTCATGA
- a CDS encoding TetR/AcrR family transcriptional regulator has protein sequence MADLRAQLLDAGIELVADQGVSGLTHDAVDARAGVAAGSTEVRFPTNRALVEGVTQRCIEREMEMASGPNGEIEASREGLASAFGAFAHRALGVDRATTLARYMLHAEAARTPALRAFYAVGADEVDTWALDLVRRAGSRHPERDYGIMANYVTGLVFHELALPTPGLDVAGRVRTLIDALGWRAA, from the coding sequence ATGGCAGATCTCCGTGCCCAGCTGCTCGACGCAGGCATCGAGCTCGTCGCCGACCAGGGAGTCAGCGGACTGACCCACGACGCGGTGGACGCCCGGGCCGGGGTCGCCGCCGGCTCCACGGAAGTGCGGTTCCCGACGAACCGGGCGCTGGTCGAGGGCGTGACGCAGCGCTGCATCGAGCGGGAGATGGAGATGGCCTCCGGCCCGAACGGGGAGATCGAGGCGTCGCGCGAGGGGCTTGCGTCGGCGTTCGGAGCCTTCGCCCACCGCGCGCTCGGCGTCGACCGTGCCACGACGCTTGCCCGTTACATGCTCCACGCGGAGGCCGCCCGCACGCCCGCGCTGCGCGCCTTCTACGCAGTCGGGGCGGACGAGGTCGACACCTGGGCGCTGGACCTCGTACGTCGTGCCGGTTCCCGCCACCCGGAGCGGGACTACGGGATCATGGCGAACTACGTCACGGGCCTCGTCTTCCACGAGCTGGCGCTGCCGACGCCCGGCCTCGACGTCGCGGGGCGCGTGCGCACCCTCATCGACGCCCTCGGGTGGCGAGCAGCATGA